The Gavia stellata isolate bGavSte3 chromosome 15, bGavSte3.hap2, whole genome shotgun sequence region TTGATCTCATTAAGTTTCTAGTATGTTGTGCTCATGGCTCTGCAGTTTTTTGTCTGGAATTATTCTAGTGTATTGAAATCTCCCTCATAAGTGCACGCACCCAGATACATGCACACttcctttaacaaaaaaaaaagaaatgattccttaagaattttttttttcatctccttcAATAAGTTTATGCTTGTCAGATTTGAATGATAAAAGCCAgaagctgaaacaaaattaaaaattgcaagaaatgtctttggttttttgtttgttttatggttgttttttgtttgtttgtttttttaaaaaaagggggttaGAAATCCTGGGTGTTTTGATCAAAAGCAGTTTTGTAGGCTTTCTGTTCCGGTGAACACCGCACAAGCTCATTTTGATTCTCTTTTCAGCGACAATAACCTGCTAAGGCAACATGAGTACATCCCTAAAAACGCTAAGTTGCAATACCGTGGTTCGAAATGTGTGTTCCTCGTCCTTCTGACAGCAGCACAGTCGGTGAAGCTCCGTCAGCTGGGGTCGCCCAGCCAGGATTCGCAGGTTTTTACAGGTCTGCCTACCACCCCTGCTGTAAAAAGCTTACCGTGAGCACAGAAGTCGCTGCTGAGGCATGCACGGGCAGTTAGTGAGCAGAGACGATGCTCCGAGAtgtttatttccagaaaaaaattattaaaagattgGGTCGtgtttttaatacaaactaGATGCAGTTCCCCTGCCATGTGAACCCTGAGGTTAACAGCAGAGACATAGAAGGCTTAAatctagttttgttttctgctctcaGTGTATGGACTGGAGTTCTTCAGTTAACTCCTTCCATCTTTGTATAATGTTGACTTTTTAATGTCGGGGACAGATTTtatcaaattttaaaagaatccTGTTGacctattttaatttttaatggttgagctaaaataactatttgcaattaaagctaaaaatatccctgtcaatttttttttactgaaaacagttttggttCTTTTCCTGTTACAATTGCTCCAATTAATTACTTAAACCAATGGCAGTATAAGTGAATACCTCAGGCAGTTATTTTCTGAAGGGAGTTCTGTTGTATTTTAAGCAAAGTCTCTTGTAATTTCAGAGCTGACAAGGCACGGTTCAGGATGAATTCTTACTCTGATGGGGAATTGTATCTCAGTGTTCCCTGCACAACCTTTCTGTCCCTGTGCCGTGCTCTTCTGTCtgcctgttttctgtgctgttccCAGAATAGCTCGTCCCTCTGCAACACTCCTGTCACTCGTCCCTCGTTCGATGCACTTTCCACCAAGCAGAGGGGCTTTTTAAAGAGATTAAATTTCTCTATGTAATGAATTATCCGTGTGCAAGTCTGACTCACATTTTAAGCGTTTTAACTTTGTCATAACAATGCATGAAGAGGCTCATTTTCTTACTGATTATTAGATATATATTCATAGTTGTGGAAACTTGACCTTTCATTTAACTCACTGAAAACCAAATAAAGGCAGATCTGCCAGGGGCTAACGCAATTTGTCCAGTCCTTTTCAATTCACACCTTCCATTAATGCAGTTAAATTTCCTCAGTCTCTGTAGACAAGTTGTTAAAACTTTTCCCATGCAGAGCGTGCGGTAAATTTTGCAGGGTAGCTCACTGTGCACCAGCTTTCCTGTGTAGAAATAGCCAGAAATAAATTTGAACccattttgtctgtttttattaGCTTGTACAAGGAGGGTGTGAAGGGAAAGGTTGCTGTGTCGGGCAGGGCATCACTTCTTGTTTTGGCAAACGCCAACCCGTGTCCTCAAGAAATAAAAGTGGAATTTGTCGTCTGCAGCGTCAGGGAGCCGTGTGGTTCTGCATTCTCCTGAGGCACTGACCCTGTGCATGTTCCCAGAGCATTTGCAGacttagttttaatttttgaagaCCACCTGTAGCTAATGGACAAAATCGACTTGCTGGTTAATAGGTGGTCCTCTTAACTCCGTGGCCTGTATGGTGCTGAGTCTGCAGGAGGGAGCGCATCGAAGCCTTGGCACCTCTTCCGTGTTCTTGCAGTCTTGGATGCAGACTCTGTGTTTGTGCATGtatatacgtgtgtgtgcaCGCAGGTAAAGCAAAGCAAGGTGAGCCCTGTGAATTTAACGCCTCCTCCCTTGGGGCCAGGCTGTACTGCCCATGCGCAGTGGGAAGGGACAGTCACCTCTGCCAGTGACATCTCTGCTGGCCACTCCACGCTGTGCTCTATGTACCACCTTCTCGGAACACACATTTTTTATTGACAGACTCCAGTGCTGGATTTAggatgatttttatttaaagcataaAATTTGTGCTTCACATCTTTAGAAATCAATACAAGAAGAGtttagattttttcctttgcttagCCTAcatcctccagctctgccaccatTTAGGTATCACGTTAATTGCAATTACTTACACTGTAGCTGCGAATGACCAGAGACAGGAGCCTGGGCTTGGTTTAGTGAATTTTAGTATTGGAGTGTGCCGAACTGGctcagcagagctgcctcaGCAAGGGTCTGGATGAACCTCAAGGACAAGCAGGAGCTTCAGCCTCCAGCAAGTCCTTGTCCTCCCAGTGAGGCTGTGGGTGACAGCACCGGTGGGTTTGTGCTGTGGGCACATCAGCTGGAAGCATCATCAGAAACCACAGAGCAGCATCCACGCGACCTGGTACCAACCATCACTGCCAGCACAGGCTGGTCCGAGAACAAGACCTGGTGGCATGCGAAGCTCCGAGCCACCGAGCCCGGCATGAGCTGACCCAGGGTGGCCCAGGGCTCGGCTTGGCTGTCCGCTCCTTACGCGTGGTCAGTCACTTGGCTGGTGGCTGCATTGCTGCCGAGCCCTTTCCAGGCACGGAAGCTGAAGAAGGTGCTCACCCCGTAGGTGATCATCACAAGGCAGGCGAAGAACTGGAAGAGGAGCACACCCCGTGCGTGAGCGCGGTGGCTGCCTCAGCCCGACAGCCCTCACCTGCTCACTGCTACTTACAGATGCCGCGGCTCTCCGGTTGTAATCCCACTGCCGCCAGGACGTAGGCTGGACGGCAGCCGCACACGTTATGAAGGCGGTGACGTACAGGACAGTTGCTGCAGCGTTGAAGATCATCAGCTGGGGAAAGCAAAGAACAGGTTGTGAGGTCTGGGCTCGGACTCAGGCGCACTGGGACGAGAAAAAGGCTCAGTGTCAcgttccttcctcttccccaggagaagcagaggaagagggtCCAGTCCCTCATGCTGAGAACAAACCTCAGGTTAACGTCTCATTAAATGCACCGCCGGTTGCGCTGAAAGCTTTCTGGTTGACACCACGACTGCAGCAGTGACAGTGGCTGTAACTTTCTGGGTTGATACAGGGCTCCctgttttgaaaattttctaagCAATTGAGGGGCAGAATGAAACAACATCACTGTGCAAAGTGCAGGGGACTTTGCCGCACCAGCCCAGAAAAGCCTGAAGCCctggtcacagaatcacagaatcatgaaggttggaaaagacctgtaagaccatcaagtccaaccaccaacccaaccccaccatgcccactaaaccatgtcccgcagtgccacgtccacacgttccttgaacacctccagtgatggtgactccaccacctccctgggcagcctcttccaatgcttcaccgctctctcagtgaataaattgttcctaatatccagcctaaacctcccctggcgcaacttgaggccctttcctcttgtcctgtcacttgtcacttgggagaagagaccaacacccacctccccacaaccccctttcaggtagttgtagagagcgatgaggtctcccctcagcctcctcttctccagactggtCCTCTCGGAGCATCTCCCCAGGATGTTTCCCACTTGGGACCCCCCCTCGCTCTCTCTCGGGTACATACCAcgaggggccaggggatcatGTAGAACTTCAGCTGAAGCTGCAGGAGGTACGTG contains the following coding sequences:
- the PLLP gene encoding plasmolipin, whose amino-acid sequence is MAGLPGAARSRSGSPGSSAALDGAFLRSPLGGLMGAQAVLGLLVWALIADTTYHLHAAYGWVMFVSIFFWIVTVLFFITYLLQLQLKFYMIPWPLVLMIFNAAATVLYVTAFITCAAAVQPTSWRQWDYNRRAAASFFACLVMITYGVSTFFSFRAWKGLGSNAATSQVTDHA